In Microplitis mediator isolate UGA2020A chromosome 9, iyMicMedi2.1, whole genome shotgun sequence, the DNA window AATATCGATGACAGCTGAATTTTTTCCCgccaaattatttaaacaaataatcaaaaattcatTGAGAATTTCCACTGGTAGttcaattttgaatatttccgGTAACTCATTTCTGAAATCAATTCCATATTATTGacttattaacttttaattaaattaatcattaccTTTTACTGtacaacaaattaaatttatcagtttCATTTAATTGGACCCATTGGCAATAAAATTCTTTGCCATTTTTAGACAATTTATCGCAataggaatttttaatttcacctGAAGGcgatttattgatatttttatttaataaactcgGGGCCTGTCTGTCAGAAAGATTCCAAggaatttttatcttttccaTTTTGTCTTTTGGTCCCAATGGTTTCAAATGGGCGCCATTAacctaaaattaatttattaagcaatttaataaattaagatattaattataatatttcataagattttatatgaaatatataataaatataagcacCATTTGTCTGAAGTCTTCATAAGTGGGTACACTTTGTTCAATGGCCCTTATCTTTGCTTTGTTTCGTAGTTCGTATAATGAATCTTCTTTTAATGCCTCTTCAAGTTCTTCTTCTAGACCCTCgtgatcaattttattttttaaaacactcattgtatattttaattgttttatattaatttttaattcaaaactaAACCACTACATTACTCtgtaatgtaaatatttaatcgatttatttattgttgccATGGCAACCCCTGATAAaaaactccaattaaatttgattggAAAAATCTAATCAGATTTAATTGGAAATTTCAGAGTGAACAGAGTTTCGATCTATTCTACAAGTGCAATAAggataaaacaaaaagtttaagACGTAGCCCATCACATTTTTCGATTTtcgatttaaataacataggaaaaaattacagtttagaATTTTATCACTCACCAGGGAATTAGTGCAAATTGAAACAATATTACATTTTCTTGTttgaatacaataaattttctcagagtCGGTACTATTTGTTaaacggaaaaatttttgtatgttCCAACCAAGAAAAAAAGCGTAaactaagagaaaaataacttttgagtaaagatatatatgtgtatatgtagGAAAGGGAGGTCACCAGTGATATAAGCAGCAGCGGAAGTAGTTcgatgctcgccacgagatcgcgcctaccagtgctagtgtccctggtaagaaactcaTTTCAAAAGTATTATATTTCGATGTCATAATCAATTTTGGGAATTTTGATCTAAtggtttttttcaattttttaccaCGATCACCCTACATATctaaaataactataatagaaaaatataaagtgaatataaaaacaattggTAGAGTTCCACAGGAACAGGAACAATTTATATAAAGctacaaattataaaacatatgTAAACCATTTGTAtggatttattaatagatattttaaaactgaAACAAACTGAATTTTGGCaatattaagtttaaaaatatacaattgtTTAAGACATGGAGAATAGAGTCTTTATTCTCGATGATTCAAGAGGAAAACGTGAACAAAGTTTCTATCATTTCCACAAGTGTATTAAGGAAAGAACCGTTCGTCGACTTGagtatgaaaaaaagaaaagagcTCTGGGCcctataaagtttttttaaaaaccatttgtCTCTCTTTGACTTTCTCAGTCGCCGTTTCGTTTTATCTCTGGCGCATTTATTATTCGCCTTATGTCCGTAGCTTTCGGAGGTCAATAAGGAAGTGCTAACGTCTATGATTTCTTTCAATACTattgaaatttctattatATAGACTATGGAGACTATAtactacatttttttattgtatctatttaattaatacaatcAAATGTTTATTATATCGACATAATTcttgatggtaaaaaatgtACCGAcagtttgataaataaaatttttttatagaatttccaGTTGCttacttttaaaaactaaacGATGATTTGTTAGTTCTTTCAATATCTCCATACTTTACACTT includes these proteins:
- the LOC130674891 gene encoding coiled-coil domain-containing protein 103 encodes the protein MSVLKNKIDHEGLEEELEEALKEDSLYELRNKAKIRAIEQSVPTYEDFRQMVNGAHLKPLGPKDKMEKIKIPWNLSDRQAPSLLNKNINKSPSGEIKNSYCDKLSKNGKEFYCQWVQLNETDKFNLLYSKRNELPEIFKIELPVEILNEFLIICLNNLAGKNSAVIDILNKITQCNRFKLTVTFMSEDDKFICKQLFGKLIPDSSINFIELSDKFKINLN